Below is a genomic region from Delftia tsuruhatensis.
GCCAGTGAAGGTGCACTGCTCCATTCTGGCCGAAGATGCCATCAAGGCGGCCGTGGACGATTACCGTGCCAAGCACACTGCGGTGGTGGCCGCCTGATATGGCGATCTCGCTGACCGATTCCGCGGCCCGCCATGTGAGCCGTTACCTGTCGCGCCGCGGCAAGGGTATCGGCGTGCGCCTGGGCGTCAAGACCACGGGTTGCTCCGGCCTGGCCTACAAGCTGGAGTACGTGGACGAGCAGTCGCCCGAGGACGTGGTCTTCGAGGACCATGGCATCAAGGTGCTGGTCGATCCCAAGAGCCTGGCCTATATCGATGGTACCGAGCTGGACTTCGTGCGCGAGGGCCTGAACGAAGGCTTCAAGTTCCACAACCCCAACGAGCGTGATCGCTGCGGTTGCGGCGAGAGCTTTCGCATCTGACCGGCATCTGCCTGAGGGCCCGCCCCCAAAAGGGGCAGGGCTGCTCACCCGGCCGGCCCCGACTTCTTCTTTCTCCCAAGAGGCCGCCATCGCTTCGGTGCTGGCGGCTTTTTATCGACATGAATCTGCAATCGGACGATTTCGAGCTGTTTGCGCTGCCCCGCCAGTTCGGGCAGGAGCGCAGCACCATTGACGCGCGTTGGAAGGAACTGCAGCGCGAAGCCCATCCCGACCGTTTCGCCTCCCAGGGGGCGGCTGCGCAACGCGTGGCCATGCAATGGTCGGTGCGCATCAACGAAGCCTACCAGCGCCTCAAGGAACCGCTCAGGCGCGCCGCTTATCTGTGCGAGTTGCTGGGCGCACCTGTGCGGGCCGAGGACAACACGGCCATGCCCACGGCCTTTCTGATGCAGCAGATGGAATGGCGCGAGGCGCTGGAAGAGGCTGGCGACGAGGCGGCCCTGGATGCGCTGGACGATGAAGTGCTCCAGGCCAGCAGGCGCATGCTGGCCGAATGCGGTCGCCAG
It encodes:
- the iscA gene encoding iron-sulfur cluster assembly protein IscA, coding for MAISLTDSAARHVSRYLSRRGKGIGVRLGVKTTGCSGLAYKLEYVDEQSPEDVVFEDHGIKVLVDPKSLAYIDGTELDFVREGLNEGFKFHNPNERDRCGCGESFRI
- the hscB gene encoding Fe-S protein assembly co-chaperone HscB, with protein sequence MNLQSDDFELFALPRQFGQERSTIDARWKELQREAHPDRFASQGAAAQRVAMQWSVRINEAYQRLKEPLRRAAYLCELLGAPVRAEDNTAMPTAFLMQQMEWREALEEAGDEAALDALDDEVLQASRRMLAECGRQLDELHDAQAAVQQVRALMFVARFAQELERRREQLGQ